The proteins below come from a single Miscanthus floridulus cultivar M001 chromosome 1, ASM1932011v1, whole genome shotgun sequence genomic window:
- the LOC136505804 gene encoding uncharacterized protein, with protein sequence MVSLQSSALLPEATKRLPWFSLVGSVGASSTGTGDAATSKKRKRDGGGGDDDRGEVVDGIELNFDAAPLPPEWQRCLDIKSGQINYYNTRTQKRTWKDPRGEPDYRAAPASAEDDDEEEDSANCAPPGLDLELNLTFEPRRALAHEKKKPKPAAAAATKAADDHRGLQLAAEEAEDSSSSCRREMVAGVCVRCHMLVMMCRASPACPNCKFLHPPVNRAAPPPEAEPPVALKLGLQLLCCRD encoded by the exons ATGGTGTCGCTGCAGTCCTCGGCGCTGCTGCCGGAGGCCACCAAGCGCCTGCCGTGGTTCTCCCTCGTCGGCAGCGTCGGCGCCTCCTCCACGGGCACCGGTGATGCTGCCACCAGCAAGAAGCGGAAGCGGgacggaggcggcggcgacgacgaccgcGGCGAGGTCGTGGACGGGATCGAGCTCAATTTCGACGCCGCGCCGCTGCCCCCAGAGTGGCAACGCTGCCTCGACATCAAG TCGGGGCAGATCAACTACTACAACACGAGGACGCAGAAGCGGACGTGGAAGGACCCCAGGGGGGAGCCGGACTACCGCGCCGCGCCCGCCTCCGCCGAAGACGACGACGAGGAAGAGGACTCCGCGAATTGCGCGCCGCCAGGGCTGGACCTGGAGCTGAACCTCACGTTCGAGCCGCGCCGGGCGCTCGCCCACGAGAAGAAGAAGCCCaagcctgcggcggcggcggctactaAGGCGGCAGACGACCATCGCGGTCTTCAGCTGGCCGCGGAGGAGGCCGAGGACAGCAGCAGTAGCTGCAGAAGGGAGATGGTGGCCGGCGTGTGCGTGCGGTGCCACATGCTGGTGATGATGTGCCGCGCCAGCCCGGCGTGCCCCAACTGCAAGTTCCTGCACCCACCCGTCAaccgcgccgcgccgccaccggagGCTGAGCCGCCGGTGGCACTCAagctcggcctccagctgctcTGCTGCAGGGACTAG